One segment of Thermodesulfovibrio sp. 3907-1M DNA contains the following:
- the secY gene encoding preprotein translocase subunit SecY, whose amino-acid sequence MGLITAFRNILKIPELRARVLFTLAMLAVFRIGAHIPTPGIDGEALSKFLLERGGAVMGFFDIFTGGALSKVTIFALGVMPYISASIIFQLLTVVIPSLAKLAKEGEEGRKKITRYTRYATVVIAAIQGFGIAIGLESMGGGQFIQDPGWSFRFVTMITLTAGTAFLMWLGEQITEKGIGNGISLIIFAGIVARFPNACFYTYNLVRTGELSIFFVLILVAVMVGVVAGIIFIERGQRRIPIQYAKRVVGRKMYGGYTTYLPLKINSAGVIPPIFASSVLMFPATVAGFIAVPWVQALAKQLSPGSFLHIILYVGLIIFFTYFYTAVIYNPVEIAENLQKNGGYITGVRPGQKTSEYIYRVLSRLTFIGALYLSAVCVLPEILIAKFKVPFYFGGTSLLIAVGVALDTVSQIETHMISRSYEGFFKKFRIKGRKD is encoded by the coding sequence GTGGGACTTATAACAGCCTTTAGAAACATTCTCAAGATACCAGAATTAAGGGCAAGAGTTTTATTTACTCTTGCCATGCTTGCTGTATTCAGAATCGGAGCTCATATACCAACACCAGGCATAGATGGTGAAGCGTTGAGCAAGTTTTTACTTGAGCGCGGTGGAGCGGTTATGGGCTTTTTTGATATTTTTACAGGTGGAGCACTTTCTAAGGTTACCATCTTTGCTCTCGGCGTAATGCCCTATATAAGTGCATCAATTATTTTTCAGCTTTTGACTGTTGTTATTCCATCTCTGGCAAAGCTTGCAAAAGAAGGAGAGGAAGGCAGGAAAAAAATAACGAGATATACACGATATGCAACAGTGGTAATTGCTGCAATTCAAGGATTTGGTATAGCTATTGGACTTGAAAGCATGGGTGGTGGACAGTTTATTCAGGACCCAGGATGGTCATTTAGATTCGTAACAATGATTACTCTGACAGCAGGAACAGCTTTTCTCATGTGGCTTGGAGAACAGATAACAGAAAAAGGAATAGGTAATGGTATTTCTTTAATAATATTTGCAGGAATTGTTGCAAGATTTCCAAATGCCTGTTTTTATACATACAATCTTGTTAGAACAGGTGAATTATCAATATTTTTTGTTTTAATTCTGGTTGCGGTTATGGTAGGAGTTGTGGCAGGAATTATATTTATTGAAAGAGGACAGAGAAGAATTCCGATTCAATATGCAAAAAGAGTTGTTGGAAGAAAGATGTATGGTGGATATACCACATATCTTCCATTGAAGATTAATTCAGCAGGAGTTATTCCTCCGATTTTTGCTTCTTCAGTATTGATGTTTCCCGCTACTGTCGCAGGATTTATAGCTGTTCCATGGGTTCAGGCTCTGGCAAAACAGCTTTCTCCAGGAAGCTTTCTTCATATCATACTTTACGTTGGTTTGATAATCTTTTTTACATATTTTTATACAGCTGTAATTTACAATCCTGTGGAAATTGCTGAAAATCTTCAGAAAAATGGAGGATATATTACAGGAGTAAGACCAGGACAGAAGACATCTGAATATATTTATCGTGTGCTTTCACGCCTTACGTTCATCGGTGCTCTTTATCTGAGTGCTGTTTGTGTTTTACCGGAAATTCTTATTGCCAAGTTTAAAGTTCCTTTTTATTTTGGTGGAACTTCACTTCTTATAGCAGTTGGTGTGGCTCTTGATACAGTTTCTCAAATTGAAACTCACATGATAAGCAGATCCTATGAAGGATTCTTCAAAAAGTTCAGAATAAAGGGCAGGAAGGACTAA
- the rpsE gene encoding 30S ribosomal protein S5: MKQQRINAQELNLKDKVVYINRVAKVVKGGRRFSFSALVVVGNEAGIVGVGKGKAAEVPDAIRKAIDKAKKNLISFPLKDTTIPHRVEYKYGATKIVINPAPKGTGIIAGGPARAVFEVAGVQDVVAKVLGSHNPFNSVKATIGALSSLKEPTSVAKLRVKPSEIEVPEENQAVEEEKVL; this comes from the coding sequence ATGAAGCAGCAGAGAATAAATGCTCAGGAACTGAATTTAAAAGATAAAGTAGTCTACATAAATAGAGTTGCCAAAGTTGTAAAAGGTGGCAGACGATTCTCCTTCAGTGCTTTGGTTGTAGTAGGAAATGAAGCAGGGATTGTTGGAGTTGGCAAGGGAAAAGCAGCAGAAGTTCCTGATGCAATAAGAAAGGCAATAGATAAGGCGAAAAAAAATCTTATAAGTTTTCCATTGAAAGATACTACAATTCCACATCGTGTGGAGTACAAATATGGTGCTACAAAGATAGTAATAAACCCTGCTCCAAAAGGAACTGGTATAATAGCTGGCGGTCCTGCAAGAGCGGTTTTTGAAGTGGCGGGAGTTCAGGATGTTGTTGCAAAAGTTCTTGGAAGCCACAATCCTTTTAATTCAGTTAAGGCAACAATAGGAGCATTAAGTAGCCTAAAAGAGCCTACTTCGGTAGCAAAACTCAGAGTAAAACCTTCTGAAATAGAAGTCCCTGAAGAAAATCAAGCAGTTGAGGAGGAAAAGGTTTTATGA
- the rplR gene encoding 50S ribosomal protein L18: MRDKTELRERRRRRIRKKVFGTPDRPRLCVFRSLNHIYAQIIDDTKGHTVVSASTLDKELRNLPGHKGNKEFAAKVGELIAERALKAGITKVVFDRAGYKYHGCVKALADAARQKGLQF; encoded by the coding sequence TTGCGAGATAAAACTGAATTAAGAGAAAGAAGACGCAGAAGAATCAGAAAAAAGGTTTTTGGAACTCCTGACAGGCCAAGGCTATGTGTATTCAGAAGTCTCAATCATATATATGCGCAGATTATTGATGATACAAAGGGACATACAGTTGTATCTGCCTCAACTCTTGACAAAGAATTGAGAAATTTACCAGGTCATAAGGGTAATAAAGAATTTGCTGCAAAGGTAGGAGAACTGATTGCAGAAAGAGCTCTTAAGGCTGGTATAACCAAAGTTGTTTTTGACAGAGCAGGTTATAAATATCATGGATGTGTTAAAGCTCTTGCAGATGCTGCAAGACAAAAGGGATTACAATTTTAG
- the rplO gene encoding 50S ribosomal protein L15, translating into MKINELKPAPGSKKRVKRIGRGLGSGHGRYATKGIKGQKSRSGGAKGAGFEGGQMPLQRRVPKRGFSNVPFRKEYAIVNLKDLNKIIDEVDVITPETLLQKGVVKKLKDGLKILGSGEIKKPVIIKTHAISKAALQKIESIGGKVEVI; encoded by the coding sequence ATGAAAATAAATGAATTAAAACCAGCTCCAGGAAGCAAAAAAAGAGTAAAAAGAATTGGAAGAGGACTGGGTTCTGGACATGGAAGATATGCAACAAAGGGAATTAAGGGACAGAAATCCCGTTCAGGGGGTGCTAAAGGAGCAGGATTTGAAGGTGGGCAGATGCCGCTTCAGAGAAGAGTTCCCAAAAGAGGTTTTTCAAATGTACCTTTTCGGAAAGAGTATGCAATAGTAAATCTTAAAGATTTAAATAAAATTATTGATGAAGTTGATGTTATTACTCCAGAAACTCTTTTACAGAAAGGTGTTGTTAAAAAGTTAAAAGATGGATTGAAAATTCTTGGAAGTGGTGAAATAAAAAAGCCTGTCATAATTAAGACTCATGCTATAAGCAAAGCAGCCCTGCAAAAGATTGAATCAATCGGTGGTAAAGTAGAGGTCATATAG
- the rplF gene encoding 50S ribosomal protein L6: protein MSRIGRKPIQIPEGVNIAVENRKVIVKGPKGQLSYELPEGIGLTLDSKAVVVTRDSDVAKQKAMHGLVRSLISNMVIGVSQGFTKTLQIYGVGYRAQVSGNKLILNVGYSHPVEFPLPEGIKATVDEKQTTITLYGIDKQLVGQVAANLRAIRPPDAYKGKGIRYADEVLKLKPGKTGKK, encoded by the coding sequence ATGTCAAGAATAGGAAGAAAACCAATTCAGATACCAGAGGGAGTGAACATAGCAGTAGAAAATAGAAAAGTCATTGTTAAAGGTCCAAAAGGACAGTTAAGCTATGAACTACCTGAAGGAATAGGATTAACCTTAGACAGCAAAGCTGTAGTTGTTACAAGAGATTCTGATGTGGCTAAACAAAAAGCCATGCATGGACTTGTAAGAAGTTTGATATCAAATATGGTTATAGGAGTTTCTCAGGGATTTACAAAGACTCTCCAGATTTATGGTGTTGGTTACAGGGCTCAAGTAAGTGGAAATAAGCTTATACTTAATGTGGGATATTCTCATCCAGTGGAGTTTCCTCTTCCAGAGGGTATTAAAGCTACTGTTGATGAGAAACAGACAACCATTACTCTGTACGGGATAGACAAACAGCTTGTTGGGCAGGTAGCTGCTAACCTGAGAGCTATCAGACCTCCAGATGCTTACAAGGGTAAAGGAATCAGATACGCTGATGAAGTTTTAAAATTAAAACCTGGAAAGACTGGAAAGAAATAA
- the map gene encoding type I methionyl aminopeptidase, whose product MIILKSPEELQKMRKSCRIVAAVLCELKNFIKEGLTTKHIEQFIENLIIKMGGTPAFKGYRGYPASACISINEQVVHGIPSEKVFIKEGDIVSVDVGVLCESFYGDAAYTYPVGRISEEAQKLLKVTEEALYKGISEAIPGNRIGDISSAIQAHVESNGFSVVRAFVGHGIGRSLHEDPQIPNFGTKGVGPKLKKGMTLAIEPMVNVGTYEVQILSDGWTAVTKDGSLSAHFEHTIVITEGEPEILTKL is encoded by the coding sequence GTGATCATATTAAAAAGTCCTGAAGAGCTACAAAAAATGCGCAAATCTTGCCGGATAGTGGCTGCAGTTCTTTGTGAACTTAAAAATTTTATTAAAGAAGGATTGACAACAAAGCATATAGAGCAATTTATTGAAAATTTGATAATTAAGATGGGAGGAACTCCTGCGTTTAAAGGTTACAGAGGTTATCCTGCCAGTGCATGTATTTCAATAAATGAGCAGGTTGTTCATGGAATCCCATCAGAAAAAGTTTTTATTAAAGAAGGAGACATTGTGAGCGTTGATGTAGGAGTTTTATGTGAAAGCTTCTATGGTGATGCTGCATATACTTATCCTGTTGGAAGGATTTCAGAGGAAGCTCAGAAATTACTCAAAGTTACAGAAGAAGCATTGTATAAAGGAATTTCTGAAGCAATTCCAGGCAATAGAATCGGTGATATATCCAGTGCAATTCAAGCACATGTTGAATCCAACGGATTTTCTGTTGTACGAGCCTTTGTAGGTCATGGAATAGGAAGGTCTCTTCATGAAGATCCTCAAATTCCGAATTTTGGCACAAAAGGAGTTGGTCCAAAACTGAAAAAAGGCATGACCCTTGCTATTGAACCCATGGTAAATGTAGGAACTTATGAAGTACAAATTCTCTCAGATGGATGGACAGCTGTTACTAAGGATGGTTCTCTTTCAGCTCACTTTGAGCATACCATTGTAATTACTGAAGGTGAACCGGAAATCTTGACTAAATTATAA
- a CDS encoding type Z 30S ribosomal protein S14, with amino-acid sequence MARKSKIERAKYPPKFKVRVRNRCKICGRPRGYLRDFGLCRICFRFLANSGKIPGVVKASW; translated from the coding sequence GTGGCAAGAAAGAGTAAAATAGAAAGAGCAAAGTATCCACCAAAATTTAAAGTAAGAGTAAGAAATCGTTGTAAAATTTGCGGTAGACCCAGAGGATATCTGAGAGACTTTGGGCTCTGTAGAATTTGTTTTAGATTTTTAGCCAACTCAGGGAAGATCCCTGGAGTTGTAAAAGCAAGCTGGTAA
- the rpsH gene encoding 30S ribosomal protein S8 — protein sequence MMMTDPIADMLTRIRNAIKVKADKVDIPASRMKIEISKILKEEGFIKSYKIIKDKKQGIIRINLKYTPEGDSVISNLRRISKPGRRVYVSKDEVPRVMGGLGIAILTTSQGVMTDKECRHRGVGGEVICYVW from the coding sequence ATTATGATGACAGATCCAATTGCAGATATGCTAACTCGGATTAGAAATGCAATAAAAGTAAAGGCAGATAAGGTTGATATCCCTGCTTCAAGGATGAAGATTGAGATCTCAAAGATACTTAAGGAAGAAGGGTTTATCAAGTCTTACAAGATTATCAAGGATAAAAAGCAAGGCATAATAAGAATAAATCTGAAATATACGCCCGAGGGCGATTCAGTAATCTCAAATCTTCGGAGAATCAGTAAACCTGGCAGAAGAGTATATGTCAGTAAAGATGAAGTTCCTCGTGTAATGGGAGGACTTGGTATAGCTATATTGACCACATCTCAGGGTGTTATGACTGATAAAGAGTGCCGACATAGAGGAGTCGGTGGAGAAGTAATATGTTATGTATGGTAA
- the rpmJ gene encoding 50S ribosomal protein L36: protein MKVRASVKKICSKCKIIKRKGVIRVICENPKHKQRQG, encoded by the coding sequence TTGAAAGTAAGAGCCTCAGTAAAAAAGATTTGTTCAAAGTGTAAGATAATTAAGAGAAAAGGAGTTATTAGAGTTATCTGTGAAAATCCAAAGCATAAACAAAGACAGGGATAA
- the infA gene encoding translation initiation factor IF-1, which produces MPKEEHIEMQGTIEEALPNAMFRVRLENGHVILAYVSGKMRMHFIKILPGDKVLVEISPYDLTKGRIIYRFK; this is translated from the coding sequence ATGCCGAAAGAAGAACATATAGAAATGCAGGGAACCATTGAGGAAGCCTTACCTAATGCTATGTTTAGAGTAAGGCTTGAAAATGGGCATGTTATACTTGCTTATGTTTCTGGAAAAATGAGAATGCATTTTATAAAGATTTTGCCAGGCGATAAAGTACTGGTTGAAATATCTCCCTATGACCTTACCAAAGGTAGAATAATTTATAGATTTAAATAG